Within the Verrucomicrobiota bacterium genome, the region GGACAATTGATCCAAGTTCATTTGTTGGTCCTTATCCTGTCTATCCTCCTTGTTTTTGGTTTGTTTGTTTCTTTCCCAGAACTAGCTGTGACTATACTCGCCCAAGCTGCTGGTCTATCACTAGATCCTATCCATTTAATTGGCTTATTAATCATAACTTTTACGGCTAAAAAGCAGTCTGCTTTAATCTTAAGTTTAATCGGACTATCCTTTGGGTTGCATTGGATCATGTATGCGCTGAATGCAAATAGCTTTGAATCATTGTATGGAGGACGGCCTCCATTTTTCTCAATAACTCTTGTTGCGAGGTTATTCGCTACATTTTTCCTTGGATATTCCATACAGCTCCTCGTCATTCTGTTCAGAATGCGCTCTAGTAAAAAAAATCAATAGTAAGCCAGAAAAGAGCACCCTGTATGAAAAAGATTCTTTCAGCATTTGTTATTTTTGCCTCTATGTTTCTCTTCAGTTGCAAGGATATGGGCCGGGGCAAGAAATAAGGGGTCATATCTTGGATACTGACAAGGGGCAAGAAATAAGGGAAGAAATAAGGGGTCATATCTTGGATACTGACAAGCAGCTTTGATTTGCTTTTTTCCTTTCTCCATGGCGAGAAAAGCACGAGTGGAGTATGAGGGAGCCTGTTATCACGTAATCAACCGCGGTAACTTCCGTCGGGATATTTTTAGGAAGCAGGTCGAAAAGTAATTGTCGAGATCCAAGATATGACCCCATACTCCCTCTGCCATACTCCCTCTGCTTCGGCTGTCCCACCCCTTCGGCTGTCCCCCTTCGGCTGTCCTCAAAGGAAAAAAGTTCGCGGTCAGGATCTTCGTTTGTCAAGAGTCAAGACCCGACGTCATTTCGTCCTGCCACGTCATTTCGTCCTGCCCCATGTCATCTTCCTGGCTTCCTCTTTTCTGCTTTTCTTACAACCCTGGTGGTTTGAAACGAATTGGTAGGAACATCATTACATCAACATGTTGCCCCCTGAGGCTACCCGGCTCCCAATTCGGCATCATCTTAAGAGCACCAATTACGGCATTATCAGATTCTTCAGACAAACTCTTTATAACCAACACATCACAAACATCTCCATCCTTCGTAACAGTAAAAGAAACCACTACGGTTCCTTTTGAGAGCATACGCCCGGGATACTTCATGTTTCTATAAACATACTCTAACAATGAATTGTTCTCTTTTCCAAACCTAGGCAGTTCATCAACTTCAAAATATAAAAAAGGTCTTGTTCCCTCTTGAGAGGAGCCTGGGTCGCCTAAACCTTCACAATAAAAACAAAAAAACAGCAAAATAATAACAGAAATTGAAATAGATTTATTATTCATCTTTGCGCGCTTCCTCCATGTTTTGTTTAGTTTCTTCGACAGCTCTATTAATAGCTTTTCCAAGCTCTTCGTTTCGTTCTACCATAATAAAATTAAGCTGCCCGGGAGGAGAATCCGAATCAAACTCATTTACATAATCATGTTCATCGTCTTTTCCCTGCGAATATAGATATGCGTGACCGTATCCTTCGTGCGATAACGTTTCTGCTTGCTCCTCTTCGGTCGAACCACTGTTGATGGCGATGATAATTGAGTCGTCAGGTGACCTAGGTATCTCAGACTTTAGGGCAGCTTCCGCAGGAGGTAAGGTGATTCCAAAATTCCCCGTTCTGCGTCCATTTTCCTCTGTAGTAATTGGTCGAAACTGTTCTTCGGTTAATTCACCATCCGAATTCATAAAAGTGAAACTTTCACCGACATTAACCACGAAATTTCTGTCGTCATTCACGAGTTGCTTGAGCGAGGAAAAATTACCACTATCGGTTTCTGTACTATTCAACAATTCCTTGTCAACATTTCCAGCATTATCGAATTTTACAAACTGTCTGTCATCTAGCCTCAGCGTATTATTAATAGCTCTTTGTGCCGCCTCACCCGATGCAAAGGAAGGCAGAAGGAGAAGGCAGAAGGGGTCATGTCTTGGGAGAAGGCAGAAGAGGTCATGTCTTGGATATTGACAAATAATCG harbors:
- a CDS encoding energy transducer TonB, translating into MNNKSISISVIILLFFCFYCEGLGDPGSSQEGTRPFLYFEVDELPRFGKENNSLLEYVYRNMKYPGRMLSKGTVVVSFTVTKDGDVCDVLVIKSLSEESDNAVIGALKMMPNWEPGSLRGQHVDVMMFLPIRFKPPGL